The following are encoded in a window of Cucurbita pepo subsp. pepo cultivar mu-cu-16 chromosome LG12, ASM280686v2, whole genome shotgun sequence genomic DNA:
- the LOC111807740 gene encoding uncharacterized protein LOC111807740 yields the protein MAGTCGSAVSFSIHCNKFTICSTKPLLSVSASISISSRSRLTRRKNHLRIKILKTLTKPPPFTVSPIPPLIDSETPIVSPEISGPAGVETEVLSPAECCPSSTTTDGESRLSESSDTASLLNFDVANFSLGSFVRFGVYLLALFAFQTICTVWVLDYGNSIKEDKNSDKDLSIRSKSVKEVLLNGNERIVLGNFGSKTNELVYLDESKMRDKIEEIRLLARKARKEEKYQKPDDLGEGDMEGRNVISRARIGIDKEIDARLVKLQKRLNSNKDRIPDSPVNFLFKSENVEEAAKRNDFNDEEERNKSLIYKKKLQFRNSNGDRMKKPKGFQGFASNGKKSGSNGKAINKGVKDAEKRVANGIKYSDPKMFEDDSTNLGSDKSVLLQKNDGTNLDLDIKGSSSKKKSSNGAVQETSSVEISKSQNLKDVMEKRSPSRADSWWMNLPYVLVIFMHRGSEDEEHGGLFTLRIPSKTQDIEEYTTYTVAFEHHVDANNFCYLLESFFEELDNFTTDVVPLPTKELEKVIKSHTSKMIVVKKGQLQLYAGQPFSDVEMALYALVERNENVISLHSR from the exons ATGGCGGGTACGTGCGGCTCCgctgtttctttctccattcATTGCAACAAATTCACCATTTGCAGCACCAAGCCATTGCTTTCAGTTTCagcttccatttccatttcatctcgttcgaggctcacaagaagaaaaaatcacTTGCGCATCAAAATCCTCAAAACCCTAACTAAACCTCCTCCGTTCACTGTCTCTCCCATTCCTCCGCTAATCGACTCTGAAACTCCGATCGTATCGCCGGAAATCTCAGGTCCTGCAGGCGTCGAGACCGAGGTGTTATCTCCGGCGGAATGTTGCCCTTCCTCCACTACCACGGACGGTGAATCTCGACTCTCCGAGAGCTCGGACACTGCCTCGTTGCTTAATTTTGATGTTGCCAACTTTTCTTTGGGAAGTTTCGTCAGGTTTGGCGTTTACTTGCTTGCTCTTTTTGCGTTTCAGACAATCTGTACTGTGTGGGTTTTAGATTATGGTAATTCAATTAAGGAAGATAAGAACTCAGATAAAGATTTGAGTATTAGAAGCAAAAGCGTAAAAGAAGTGTTGTTGAATGGAAATGAGAGAATCGTTCTTGGAAATTTCGGGTCTAAAACGAACGAGTTGGTTTATTTGGACGAATCGAAGATGAGagacaaaattgaagagaTCAGGTTGTTGGCTAGGAAAGCAAGGAAAGAGGAGAAATATCAAAAACCTGATGATTTAGGGGAGGGCGACATGGAGGGTAGAAATGTAATTTCCAGGGCTAGGATTGGTATTGATAAAGAGATTGATGCTCGACTTGTTAAGTTACAGAAGAGGCTAAATTCTAACAAAGATAGGATACCGGATTCACCAgtaaattttttgttcaagTCTGAGAATGTTGAGGAAGCCGCCAAAAGGAATGATTtcaatgatgaagaagaacgGAATAAGAGTCtaatatataagaaaaagtTGCAATTCAGAAACTCTAATGGTGATAGAATGAAGAAGCCTAAGGGGTTTCAAGGATTTGCTTCTAATGGTAAAAAAAGTGGCTCAAATGGCAAGGCTATTAACAAGGGAGTGAAGGATGCCGAAAAACGAGTAGCTAACGGAATCAAGTATAGCGATCCCAAGATGTTCGAAGACGATAGCACGAATTTGGGCAGTGACAAATCTGTATTGCTACAGAAAAACGATGGAACGAATTTGGATCTCGATATTAAGGGTTCGAGttcaaagaagaaatcaagtAATG GTGCCGTTCAGGAGACTTCTTCAGTGGAGATCTCGAAGTCACAGAATTTAAAAGATGTAATGGAGAAAAGATCTCCTTCGAGGGCTGATTCATGGTGGATGAATCTTCCTTATGTTCTA GTTATTTTTATGCATCGAGGTtctgaagatgaagaacatggAGGACTTTTCACCTTAAGGATTCCTTCCAAGACACAGGATATTGAGGAATATACTACATATACAGTTGCTTTTGAACACCATGTTGATGCAAATAACTTCTGTTATCTTCTGGAATCATTCTTTGAAGAGCTCGACAATTTCACAACCGACGTCGTTCCTCTGCCAACAAAA GAACTCGAGAAGGTCATAAAATCACATACAAGTAAAATGATTGTTGTGAAGAAGGGGCAATTGCAGCTCTATGCTGGTCAACCGTTTTCTGATGTCGAGATGGCTTTGTATGCATTAGTCGAGCGAAATGAGAATGTTATTTCTTTACATTCGAGATAG
- the LOC111807655 gene encoding ubiquitin-like-specific protease ESD4, with the protein MGARTNNRKRDDECLSLNRSYSSLKSPDFHVSKKPKVSALSLDRPVSSSNYTVARLSRYPEETPQLRREVHGPCRIRKFGLSKSFYRHWESKNNSESSEQYAAGNMLSYNYQIAKNRAIGALRSFPKDFIDLDSDSETERGASGDSKNEDGIEAIKDDKPDQRTREVNTVQELDAKMKNVHQPSTSVVVDLTNADSKVENAEAMLGALSLDRDLSSVSAYKKLLQTVERRTSRLKSLDFEIELNEKRRSILQSRTPKKKPLDEIPQELFTPLTKEEEAQVERALSTNRRRVLVTHENSNIEITGETLQCLRPAAWLNDEVINLYLELLKERERREPEKYLKCHFFSTFFYKKLNGRNGYDYGSVRKWTNPKKLKYELIDCDKIFVPIHREIHWCLAVINKKEKKFQYLDSLKGMDSRVLKTLARYFVDEVKNKSGKDIDVSSWAQEFVEDLPEQENGFDCGMFMIKYADFYSRGLNLCFKQEHMPYFRRRTAKEILKLRAN; encoded by the exons ATGGGCGCCCGAACCAACAACCGTAAGCGCGACGACGAGTGTTTGAGCCTTAATCGTTCGTATTCATCTTTGAAATCACCGGATTTTCACGTCTCCAAGAAACCTAAAGTGTCTGCTTTGTCTTTGGATCGGCCAGTTTCCTCATCGAACTATACGGTGGCTAGGCTTTCCCGGTACCCTGAAGAAACTCCGCAATTGCGCCGAGAAGTACACGGCCCTTGCAGAATTCGCAAATTCGGGCTTTCGAAGAGCTTCTATAGGCATTGGGAGTCAAAAAATAATAGCGAGTCGTCGGAACAGTACGCGGCGGGAAATATGTTGTCGTACAACTACCAGATTGCGAAGAATCGTGCAATTGGTGCATTGCGGTCCTTCCCGAAGGATTTCATTGACTTGGATTCAGACTCCGAAACTGAAAGAGGCGCTTCTGGAGATTCGAAGAACGAAGACGGCATCGAGGCAATTAAAGATGATAAACCGGACCAGAGGACTCGTGAGGTTAATACAGTGCAGGAATTGGATGCGAAGATGAAGAATGTTCATCAGCCGTCGACGTCGGTAGTTGTAGATTTGACAAATGCTGATTCGAAGGTTGAAAACGCTGAGGCGATGCTTGGTGCTTTGTCACTGGATCGAGACTTGTCCAGTGTTTCTGCTTACAAGAAGTTGCTTCAGACTGTGGAAAGGCGGACATCGAGATTGAAAAGCTTGGATTTCGAAATCGAGTTGAACGAGAAGCGCCGATCGATTCTTCAATCCCGAACACCAAAGAAGAAGCCTCTTGAT GAGATTCCACAGGAACTTTTTACTCCTCTTACAAAGGAAGAGGAGGCGCAGGTTGAACGTGCGCTCTCTACGAACCG GAGGAGAGTTTTGGTTACTCATGAGAATTCGAATATTGAGATTACTGGGGAAACTTTGCAGTGTCTGAGACCAGCTGCCTGGTTAAACGACGAG GTGATTAATTTGTATCTTGAGTTGCtgaaagaaagggaaagaagggAGCCAGAGAAGTATTTGAAATGCCATTTCTTTAGTACCTTCTTCTATAAAAAG TTAAATGGAAGGAATGGCTATGATTACGGATCGGTTAGAAAATGGACCAACCCAAAGAAGTTGAAGTATGAACTCATTGATTGTGATAAA ATATTTGTCCCCATCCATAGAGAAATACACTGGTGCCTAGCAGTAAtcaacaagaaagagaagaaatttcagTATCTCGATTCTCTGAAGGGAATGGATTCTCGTGTTTTAAAGACATTG GCGAGATATTTTGTAGACGAGGTGAAGAACAAGAGTGGAAAAGATATTGATGTAAGTTCTTGGGCACAAGAATTTGTCGAAGACCTTCCCGAGCAAGAAAATGG GTTTGATTGTGGCATGTTTATGATCAAGTATGCTGATTTTTATAGCAGAGGCTTGAATCTCTGTTTCAAGCAG GAACACATGCCTTATTTCCGACGTAGAACAGCcaaggaaattttgaaattgagagCTAACTGA